One Microtus ochrogaster isolate Prairie Vole_2 unplaced genomic scaffold, MicOch1.0 UNK14, whole genome shotgun sequence genomic region harbors:
- the Kcnc3 gene encoding potassium voltage-gated channel subfamily C member 3 isoform X1: MGRHGGGGGDSGKIVINVGGVRHETYRSTLRTLPGTRLAGLTEPEAAARFDYDPGTDEFFFDRHPGVFAYVLNYYRTGKLHCPADVCGPLFEEELGFWGIDETDVEACCWMTYRQHRDAEEALDSFEAPDSSGAANAANAGGAHDAGLDDEAGAGGGGLDGAGGELKRLCFQDAGGGAGGPAGGAGGAGGTWWRRWQPRVWALFEDPYSSRAARYVAFASLFFILISITTFCLETHEGFIHISNKTVTQASPIPGAPPENITNVEVETEPFLTYVEGVCVVWFTFEFLMRVTFCPDKVEFLKSSLNIIDCVAILPFYLEVGLSGLSSKAAKDVLGFLRVVRFVRILRIFKLTRHFVGLRVLGHTLRASTNEFLLLIIFLALGVLIFATMIYYAERIGADPDDILGSNHTYFKNIPIGFWWAVVTMTTLGYGDMYPKTWSGMLVGALCALAGVLTIAMPVPVIVNNFGMYYSLAMAKQKLPKKKNKHIPRPPQPGSPNYCKPDPPPPPPPHSHHGSGGISPPPPITPPSMGVTVAGAYPPGPHTHPGLLRGGAGGLGIMGLPPLPAPGEPCPLAQEEVIETNRAVDPRPNGDPAAAALAHEDCPAIDQPAMSPEDKSPITPGSRGRYSRDRACFLVTDYAPSPDGSIRKGYEKSRSLSSIVGLSGVSLRLAPLATPPGSPRATRRAPPTLPSIL; encoded by the exons ATGGGGCGgcacggcggcggcggcggcgacagCGGTAAGATCGTGATCAACGTGGGCGGCGTGCGCCATGAGACGTACCGCTCCACGTTGCGCACCCTGCCGGGGACCCGGCTGGCCGGGCTGACCGAGCCCGAGGCGGCCGCGCGCTTTGACTACGATCCGGGTACAGACGAGTTCTTTTTCGACCGCCACCCGGGCGTCTTCGCCTACGTGCTCAACTACTACCGCACCGGCAAGCTGCACTGCCCGGCCGACGTGTGCGGTCCGCTCTTTGAGGAGGAGCTAGGCTTCTGGGGCATCGACGAGACAGACGTGGAGGCCTGCTGCTGGATGACCTACCGCCAGCACCGCGACGCCGAGGAGGCACTCGACTCCTTCGAAGCTCCCGACTCCTCGGGCGCCGCCAACGCCGCCAACGCCGGAGGTGCCCACGATGCAGGCCTGGACGACGAGGCTGGCGCAGGAGGCGGCGGGCTGGACGGAGCAGGCGGCGAGCTCAAGCGTCTGTGCTTCCAGGACGCAGGCGGAGGTGCCGGGGGACCTGCCGGGGGCGCGGGCGGCGCGGGCGGCACGTGGTGGCGGCGCTGGCAACCCCGTGTGTGGGCGCTTTTCGAGGACCCCTACTCGTCGCGGGCCGCCAGG tATGTGGCCTTTGCCTCCCTGTTTTTCATCCTCATCTCCATCACCACCTTCTGCCTGGAGACACACGAGGGCTTCATCCACATCAGCAACAAGACGGTGACGCAGGCCTCCCCAATCCCTGGGGCTCCCCCAGAGAACATCACCAatgtggaggtggagacagaaccCTTCTTGACCTATGTGGAAGGCGTGTGTGTGGTCTGGTTCACCTTTGAGTTTCTCATGCGTGTCACCTTCTGCCCAGATAAAGTGGAGTTCCTCAAGAGCAGTCTGAACATCATCGATTGTGTGGCCATCTTGCCCTTCTACTTGGAGGTGGGCCTGTCAGGCCTCAGCTCCAAAGCTGCCAAGGACGTGCTGGGTTTCCTGCGTGTTGTCCGCTTTGTTCGCATCCTGCGCATCTTCAAGCTGACCCGCCATTTCGTGGGCTTGCGTGTGCTGGGCCACACACTCCGGGCCAGCACCAACGAGTTCTTGTTACTCATTATCTTCCTGGCTCTGGGGGTCCTCATCTTTGCCACCATGATCTACTATGCTGAGCGCATTGGTGCCGACCCTGATGACATCCTGGGCTCCAACCACACCTACTTCAAGAACATCCCCATCGGCTTCTGGTGGGCTGTGGTCACCATGACCACCCTGGGCTATGGAGACATGTATCCCAAGACATGGTCTGGGATGCTGGTTGGGGCGCTGTGTGCCCTGGCTGGTGTGCTGACCATTGCCATGCCTGTGCCCGTCATTGTCAACAACTTCGGCATGTACTATTCACTGGCCATGGCCAAGCAGAAAttgccaaagaagaaaaacaaacacatcccCAGGCCTCCACAGCCTGGCTCACCCAACTACTGCAAGCCtgaccccccacctccacccccaccacactCCCACCACGGCAGCGGTGGCATCAGCCCACCACCGCCCATCACTCCTCCCTCCATGGGGGTGACTGTGGCTGGGGCCTACCCACCTGGACCCCATACACACCCCGGGCTGCTCAGGGGTGGTGCTGGGGGACTGGGCATCATGGGATTGCCTCCTCTCCCAGCCCCTGGTGAGCCCTGCCCACTGGCTCAGGAAGAGGTGATTGAAACCAACAGGGCAG TAGACCCCCGTCCCAATGGGGACCCCGCAGCCGCTGCACTGGCCCACGAGGACTGCCCTGCGATCGACCAGCCAGCCATGTCTCCAGAAGACAAGAGCCCGATCACCCCCGGAAGCCGGGGCCGCTACAGCCGGGACCGAGCCTGCTTTCTTGTCACTGACTACGCCCCCTCCCCTGATGGCTCCATCCGAAAAG GTTACGAGAAGTCCCGCAGCCTGAGCAGCATTGTGGGCCTGAGCGGGGTATCCCTGCGCCTGGCGCCCCTCGCCACTCCCCCAGGCTCGCCCCGGGCCACGCGCCGAGCTCCCCCGACCCTGCCCTCCATCCTCTAG
- the Kcnc3 gene encoding potassium voltage-gated channel subfamily C member 3 isoform X2, translating into MGRHGGGGGDSGKIVINVGGVRHETYRSTLRTLPGTRLAGLTEPEAAARFDYDPGTDEFFFDRHPGVFAYVLNYYRTGKLHCPADVCGPLFEEELGFWGIDETDVEACCWMTYRQHRDAEEALDSFEAPDSSGAANAANAGGAHDAGLDDEAGAGGGGLDGAGGELKRLCFQDAGGGAGGPAGGAGGAGGTWWRRWQPRVWALFEDPYSSRAARYVAFASLFFILISITTFCLETHEGFIHISNKTVTQASPIPGAPPENITNVEVETEPFLTYVEGVCVVWFTFEFLMRVTFCPDKVEFLKSSLNIIDCVAILPFYLEVGLSGLSSKAAKDVLGFLRVVRFVRILRIFKLTRHFVGLRVLGHTLRASTNEFLLLIIFLALGVLIFATMIYYAERIGADPDDILGSNHTYFKNIPIGFWWAVVTMTTLGYGDMYPKTWSGMLVGALCALAGVLTIAMPVPVIVNNFGMYYSLAMAKQKLPKKKNKHIPRPPQPGSPNYCKPDPPPPPPPHSHHGSGGISPPPPITPPSMGVTVAGAYPPGPHTHPGLLRGGAGGLGIMGLPPLPAPGEPCPLAQEEVIETNRAVDPRPNGDPAAAALAHEDCPAIDQPAMSPEDKSPITPGSRGRYSRDRACFLVTDYAPSPDGSIRKALVTA; encoded by the exons ATGGGGCGgcacggcggcggcggcggcgacagCGGTAAGATCGTGATCAACGTGGGCGGCGTGCGCCATGAGACGTACCGCTCCACGTTGCGCACCCTGCCGGGGACCCGGCTGGCCGGGCTGACCGAGCCCGAGGCGGCCGCGCGCTTTGACTACGATCCGGGTACAGACGAGTTCTTTTTCGACCGCCACCCGGGCGTCTTCGCCTACGTGCTCAACTACTACCGCACCGGCAAGCTGCACTGCCCGGCCGACGTGTGCGGTCCGCTCTTTGAGGAGGAGCTAGGCTTCTGGGGCATCGACGAGACAGACGTGGAGGCCTGCTGCTGGATGACCTACCGCCAGCACCGCGACGCCGAGGAGGCACTCGACTCCTTCGAAGCTCCCGACTCCTCGGGCGCCGCCAACGCCGCCAACGCCGGAGGTGCCCACGATGCAGGCCTGGACGACGAGGCTGGCGCAGGAGGCGGCGGGCTGGACGGAGCAGGCGGCGAGCTCAAGCGTCTGTGCTTCCAGGACGCAGGCGGAGGTGCCGGGGGACCTGCCGGGGGCGCGGGCGGCGCGGGCGGCACGTGGTGGCGGCGCTGGCAACCCCGTGTGTGGGCGCTTTTCGAGGACCCCTACTCGTCGCGGGCCGCCAGG tATGTGGCCTTTGCCTCCCTGTTTTTCATCCTCATCTCCATCACCACCTTCTGCCTGGAGACACACGAGGGCTTCATCCACATCAGCAACAAGACGGTGACGCAGGCCTCCCCAATCCCTGGGGCTCCCCCAGAGAACATCACCAatgtggaggtggagacagaaccCTTCTTGACCTATGTGGAAGGCGTGTGTGTGGTCTGGTTCACCTTTGAGTTTCTCATGCGTGTCACCTTCTGCCCAGATAAAGTGGAGTTCCTCAAGAGCAGTCTGAACATCATCGATTGTGTGGCCATCTTGCCCTTCTACTTGGAGGTGGGCCTGTCAGGCCTCAGCTCCAAAGCTGCCAAGGACGTGCTGGGTTTCCTGCGTGTTGTCCGCTTTGTTCGCATCCTGCGCATCTTCAAGCTGACCCGCCATTTCGTGGGCTTGCGTGTGCTGGGCCACACACTCCGGGCCAGCACCAACGAGTTCTTGTTACTCATTATCTTCCTGGCTCTGGGGGTCCTCATCTTTGCCACCATGATCTACTATGCTGAGCGCATTGGTGCCGACCCTGATGACATCCTGGGCTCCAACCACACCTACTTCAAGAACATCCCCATCGGCTTCTGGTGGGCTGTGGTCACCATGACCACCCTGGGCTATGGAGACATGTATCCCAAGACATGGTCTGGGATGCTGGTTGGGGCGCTGTGTGCCCTGGCTGGTGTGCTGACCATTGCCATGCCTGTGCCCGTCATTGTCAACAACTTCGGCATGTACTATTCACTGGCCATGGCCAAGCAGAAAttgccaaagaagaaaaacaaacacatcccCAGGCCTCCACAGCCTGGCTCACCCAACTACTGCAAGCCtgaccccccacctccacccccaccacactCCCACCACGGCAGCGGTGGCATCAGCCCACCACCGCCCATCACTCCTCCCTCCATGGGGGTGACTGTGGCTGGGGCCTACCCACCTGGACCCCATACACACCCCGGGCTGCTCAGGGGTGGTGCTGGGGGACTGGGCATCATGGGATTGCCTCCTCTCCCAGCCCCTGGTGAGCCCTGCCCACTGGCTCAGGAAGAGGTGATTGAAACCAACAGGGCAG TAGACCCCCGTCCCAATGGGGACCCCGCAGCCGCTGCACTGGCCCACGAGGACTGCCCTGCGATCGACCAGCCAGCCATGTCTCCAGAAGACAAGAGCCCGATCACCCCCGGAAGCCGGGGCCGCTACAGCCGGGACCGAGCCTGCTTTCTTGTCACTGACTACGCCCCCTCCCCTGATGGCTCCATCCGAAAAG CTCTTGTCACCGCCTGA